The proteins below come from a single Scatophagus argus isolate fScaArg1 chromosome 15, fScaArg1.pri, whole genome shotgun sequence genomic window:
- the ldah gene encoding lipid droplet-associated hydrolase, protein MDNMVTDRRDEPQTDFVYCCGAITEVLKFGSCQLQSGHKVLFLIIPGNPGVVGFYRTFMQTIHSMFGYRHPVWAVSHAGHCEPPDSMDMVEDASSALESDAFGLNGQIEHKLAFLRKHVPRDTSLVLVGHSIGCYIILEVMKRNPELKIMKAIMLFPTIERMAQTPQGKVMTPVLCHMRYAAYLPLFLLSLLPEGLKARLVKLVLGGIRSLDHTVVQPTVGLLSGDCAANAMYMGGQEMKKVLERDNITIKKNLEKLIFYYGATDHWCPVEYYHDIKQDFPHGDLRLCEKGFRHAFVLDAGKEVAKMVVDWISGDLRT, encoded by the exons ATGGACAACATggtgacagacagaagagacgAACCACAGACAGACTTTGTCTACTGTTGTGGAGCCATCACAGAGGTTCTTAAATTTGGCTCTTGCCAGTTACAGTCTGGACACAAGGTGCTTTTTCTCATCATTCCAG GTAACCCAGGTGTAGTGGGCTTCTACAGAACCTTCATGCAAACTATTCACAGTATGTTTGGATACCGCCACCCAGTGTGGGCTGTGAGCCACGCTGGTCACTGTGAACCACCAGACTCCATGGATATGGTGGAAG atgCCTCCTCAGCATTAGAGAGTGATGCGTTTGGTCTGAATGGACAGATTGAACACAAACTGGCCTTCCTCAGGAAACATGTTCCCCGAGACACCAGCTTGGTCCTGGTGGGACACTCCATTGGCTGCTACATTATTCTGGAGGTGATGAAGAGAAATCCTGAACTTAAG attATGAAGGCCATCATGCTGTTTCCCACCATTGAGCGCATGGCTCAGACTCCTCAGGGGAAGGTCATGACGCCTGTGCTGTGTCACATGCGTTATGCAGCCTATctgcctctcttccttctctctctgctgcctgagGGACTCAAGGCCAGACTGGTGAAACTGGTGCTCGGTGGCATCCGCTCTCTGGACCACACCGTAGTCCAGCCTACTGTTGGTCTACTCAGTGGAGACTGTGCAG CCAATGCAATGTACATGGGGGGTCAGGAGATGAAGAAAGTTCTGGAACGAGATAACATTACCATCAAGAAAAATCTTGAAAAG CTTATATTTTATTATGGAGCTACAGACCACTGGTGCCCTGTCGAGTATTATCACGACATCAAACAGGACTTCCCACATGGAGATTTAAGACTGTGTGAAAAGGGCTTCCGCCACGCTTTCGTCCTGGATGCAGGAAAAGAAGTTGCCAAAATGGTTGTTGATTGGATCAGTGGAGATTTGAGGACTTGA
- the LOC124072266 gene encoding coiled-coil domain-containing protein 38-like isoform X3: protein MSTVIGKKKEHQKKDLRKFVERNDDKKTKDRPGQVVEEKEKQESMKIPLHKKKNATLPKQSEKAGPCCVMSRIKQDHFKREGELELLATEREGAELEVCLVASRSEIRELDKDIAAKEQRVREFAIMFESENSKYEEFLKRIEKNSADARTHEITKNDEILNHYERLENVLFKLSPPEWQETQQAKVPSHRVSQDEHNQKPQKSTVSQGLESSPGRAREPTLSSAPRDPLFTNSTQDGDSSEYEQLVDKMTELMEQVLFLSKISSEVNEMVKDLQKKLKAKLKKMKEEEEKLELPIKDMKDRIDKEKKRAVGLKKKIELHHSIKTANLDATLDALDVKVTEVYRCCVNKQVTNIRLLEKVASVEYRMSLVLQQIESIPEGSLKQLRKIKDSERRSRLCEEKLRQQSERRIEMMQKCMQRYLGDRKKTSGRKLLPRSKPAEQKSKSPKVSDEDDNTAEDEFHACLFSMDVNTM, encoded by the exons ATGTCTACGGTAATCGGGAAGAAAAAAGAGCACCAAAAAAAG GACCTGCGTAAATTCGTGGAGCGTAATGatgacaagaagacaaaagacaggCCAGGacaggtggtggaggagaaggagaaacaggagagtATGAAGATTCCActacacaaaaagaaaaacgcAACTCTCCctaaacaaagtgaaaaagccGGCCCATGCTGTGTCATGTCCAGGATTAAACAAG ATCATTTTAAGAGGGAAGGAGAACTTGAATTACTGGCCACTGAACGGGAGGGAGCAGAGCTGGAG GTGTGTCTGGTAGCGAGCAGGTCAGAGATTAGGGAGTTGGACAAGGACATTGCAGCAAAGGAGCAACGAGTGAGAGAGTTTGCAATAATGTTTGAGTCAGAGAATTCCAAATATGAAGAGTTCCTCAAGAGGATTGAGAAAAACTCTGCAGATGCCAGGACACA TGAAATCACCAAGAATGATGAAATCCTGAATCACTATGAGAGATTAGAGAACGTTCTGTTTAAGCTGTCACCTCCAGAGTGGCAGGAGACCCAGCAGGCTAAAGTCCCATCTCACAGAGTCTCTCAGGATGAGCACAACCAGAAGCCTCAGAAGTCAACAGTAAGCCAAG GTTTGGAGTCCAGTCCAGGTAGAGCCAGAGAGCCCACCCTGTCCTCAGCACCCCGTGACCCGCT GTTCACAAATTCTACCCAGGATGGCGACAGCTCTGAATATGAG CAGCTGGTGGATAAGATGACGGAGCTGATGGAGCAGGTGCTGTTCTTGTCAAAGATTTCCAGTGAGGTGAATGAGATGGTGAAAGACCTGCAGAAGAAGTTAAAGGCTAAATTGAAGAAAAT gaaagaggaagaagagaagctAGAATTGCCGATAAAAGACATGAAGGACAGAAttgacaaagagaagaagagagctgTCGGGCTAAAGAAGAAGATTGAGCTCCATCACTCAATAAAAACAGCGAACCTG GATGCCACATTGGACGCTCTGGACGTGAAGGTTACAGAAGTGTATCGCTGCTGCGTGAACAAGCAGGTGACCAACATCAGGCTCTTGGAAAAGGTGGCCAGTGTTGAGTACCGCATGTCTTTGGTGCTGCAGCAAATTGAGAGCATCCCTGAAGGAAGTTTAAAACAACTGAGGAAAATCAAGGACagtgagaggaggagcag GCTGTGTGAAGAAAAGCTGAGACAGCAGAGTGAGAGACGGATAGAAATGATGCAGAAATGCATGCAAAGATACTTGGGTGACCGTAAGAAAACA AGTGGGAGAAAACTCTTGCCCAGATCCAAACCTGCTGAGCAGAAGTCAAAGTCACCCAAAGTCAGTGATGAGGACGACAATACTGCCGAGGATGAATTCCATGCTTGCCTCTTTTCCATGGATGTAAACACAATGTAA
- the LOC124072266 gene encoding cilia- and flagella-associated protein 100-like isoform X4, with translation MKIPLHKKKNATLPKQSEKAGPCCVMSRIKQDHFKREGELELLATEREGAELEVCLVASRSEIRELDKDIAAKEQRVREFAIMFESENSKYEEFLKRIEKNSADARTHFENEHKSNREKDAVTEKLIDEIETIKSEITKNDEILNHYERLENVLFKLSPPEWQETQQAKVPSHRVSQDEHNQKPQKSTVSQGLESSPGRAREPTLSSAPRDPLFTNSTQDGDSSEYEQLVDKMTELMEQVLFLSKISSEVNEMVKDLQKKLKAKLKKMKEEEEKLELPIKDMKDRIDKEKKRAVGLKKKIELHHSIKTANLDATLDALDVKVTEVYRCCVNKQVTNIRLLEKVASVEYRMSLVLQQIESIPEGSLKQLRKIKDSERRSRLCEEKLRQQSERRIEMMQKCMQRYLGDRKKTSGRKLLPRSKPAEQKSKSPKVSDEDDNTAEDEFHACLFSMDVNTM, from the exons ATGAAGATTCCActacacaaaaagaaaaacgcAACTCTCCctaaacaaagtgaaaaagccGGCCCATGCTGTGTCATGTCCAGGATTAAACAAG ATCATTTTAAGAGGGAAGGAGAACTTGAATTACTGGCCACTGAACGGGAGGGAGCAGAGCTGGAG GTGTGTCTGGTAGCGAGCAGGTCAGAGATTAGGGAGTTGGACAAGGACATTGCAGCAAAGGAGCAACGAGTGAGAGAGTTTGCAATAATGTTTGAGTCAGAGAATTCCAAATATGAAGAGTTCCTCAAGAGGATTGAGAAAAACTCTGCAGATGCCAGGACACA ttttgAAAACGAACACAAGTCTAATCGGGAGAAGGATGCTGTGACTGAGAAGTTAATTGATGAAATAGAAACCATTAAAAG TGAAATCACCAAGAATGATGAAATCCTGAATCACTATGAGAGATTAGAGAACGTTCTGTTTAAGCTGTCACCTCCAGAGTGGCAGGAGACCCAGCAGGCTAAAGTCCCATCTCACAGAGTCTCTCAGGATGAGCACAACCAGAAGCCTCAGAAGTCAACAGTAAGCCAAG GTTTGGAGTCCAGTCCAGGTAGAGCCAGAGAGCCCACCCTGTCCTCAGCACCCCGTGACCCGCT GTTCACAAATTCTACCCAGGATGGCGACAGCTCTGAATATGAG CAGCTGGTGGATAAGATGACGGAGCTGATGGAGCAGGTGCTGTTCTTGTCAAAGATTTCCAGTGAGGTGAATGAGATGGTGAAAGACCTGCAGAAGAAGTTAAAGGCTAAATTGAAGAAAAT gaaagaggaagaagagaagctAGAATTGCCGATAAAAGACATGAAGGACAGAAttgacaaagagaagaagagagctgTCGGGCTAAAGAAGAAGATTGAGCTCCATCACTCAATAAAAACAGCGAACCTG GATGCCACATTGGACGCTCTGGACGTGAAGGTTACAGAAGTGTATCGCTGCTGCGTGAACAAGCAGGTGACCAACATCAGGCTCTTGGAAAAGGTGGCCAGTGTTGAGTACCGCATGTCTTTGGTGCTGCAGCAAATTGAGAGCATCCCTGAAGGAAGTTTAAAACAACTGAGGAAAATCAAGGACagtgagaggaggagcag GCTGTGTGAAGAAAAGCTGAGACAGCAGAGTGAGAGACGGATAGAAATGATGCAGAAATGCATGCAAAGATACTTGGGTGACCGTAAGAAAACA AGTGGGAGAAAACTCTTGCCCAGATCCAAACCTGCTGAGCAGAAGTCAAAGTCACCCAAAGTCAGTGATGAGGACGACAATACTGCCGAGGATGAATTCCATGCTTGCCTCTTTTCCATGGATGTAAACACAATGTAA
- the LOC124072266 gene encoding cilia- and flagella-associated protein 100-like isoform X1: MSTVIGKKKEHQKKDLRKFVERNDDKKTKDRPGQVVEEKEKQESMKIPLHKKKNATLPKQSEKAGPCCVMSRIKQDHFKREGELELLATEREGAELEVCLVASRSEIRELDKDIAAKEQRVREFAIMFESENSKYEEFLKRIEKNSADARTHFENEHKSNREKDAVTEKLIDEIETIKSEITKNDEILNHYERLENVLFKLSPPEWQETQQAKVPSHRVSQDEHNQKPQKSTVSQGLESSPGRAREPTLSSAPRDPLFTNSTQDGDSSEYEQLVDKMTELMEQVLFLSKISSEVNEMVKDLQKKLKAKLKKMKEEEEKLELPIKDMKDRIDKEKKRAVGLKKKIELHHSIKTANLDATLDALDVKVTEVYRCCVNKQVTNIRLLEKVASVEYRMSLVLQQIESIPEGSLKQLRKIKDSERRSRLCEEKLRQQSERRIEMMQKCMQRYLGDRKKTSGRKLLPRSKPAEQKSKSPKVSDEDDNTAEDEFHACLFSMDVNTM; encoded by the exons ATGTCTACGGTAATCGGGAAGAAAAAAGAGCACCAAAAAAAG GACCTGCGTAAATTCGTGGAGCGTAATGatgacaagaagacaaaagacaggCCAGGacaggtggtggaggagaaggagaaacaggagagtATGAAGATTCCActacacaaaaagaaaaacgcAACTCTCCctaaacaaagtgaaaaagccGGCCCATGCTGTGTCATGTCCAGGATTAAACAAG ATCATTTTAAGAGGGAAGGAGAACTTGAATTACTGGCCACTGAACGGGAGGGAGCAGAGCTGGAG GTGTGTCTGGTAGCGAGCAGGTCAGAGATTAGGGAGTTGGACAAGGACATTGCAGCAAAGGAGCAACGAGTGAGAGAGTTTGCAATAATGTTTGAGTCAGAGAATTCCAAATATGAAGAGTTCCTCAAGAGGATTGAGAAAAACTCTGCAGATGCCAGGACACA ttttgAAAACGAACACAAGTCTAATCGGGAGAAGGATGCTGTGACTGAGAAGTTAATTGATGAAATAGAAACCATTAAAAG TGAAATCACCAAGAATGATGAAATCCTGAATCACTATGAGAGATTAGAGAACGTTCTGTTTAAGCTGTCACCTCCAGAGTGGCAGGAGACCCAGCAGGCTAAAGTCCCATCTCACAGAGTCTCTCAGGATGAGCACAACCAGAAGCCTCAGAAGTCAACAGTAAGCCAAG GTTTGGAGTCCAGTCCAGGTAGAGCCAGAGAGCCCACCCTGTCCTCAGCACCCCGTGACCCGCT GTTCACAAATTCTACCCAGGATGGCGACAGCTCTGAATATGAG CAGCTGGTGGATAAGATGACGGAGCTGATGGAGCAGGTGCTGTTCTTGTCAAAGATTTCCAGTGAGGTGAATGAGATGGTGAAAGACCTGCAGAAGAAGTTAAAGGCTAAATTGAAGAAAAT gaaagaggaagaagagaagctAGAATTGCCGATAAAAGACATGAAGGACAGAAttgacaaagagaagaagagagctgTCGGGCTAAAGAAGAAGATTGAGCTCCATCACTCAATAAAAACAGCGAACCTG GATGCCACATTGGACGCTCTGGACGTGAAGGTTACAGAAGTGTATCGCTGCTGCGTGAACAAGCAGGTGACCAACATCAGGCTCTTGGAAAAGGTGGCCAGTGTTGAGTACCGCATGTCTTTGGTGCTGCAGCAAATTGAGAGCATCCCTGAAGGAAGTTTAAAACAACTGAGGAAAATCAAGGACagtgagaggaggagcag GCTGTGTGAAGAAAAGCTGAGACAGCAGAGTGAGAGACGGATAGAAATGATGCAGAAATGCATGCAAAGATACTTGGGTGACCGTAAGAAAACA AGTGGGAGAAAACTCTTGCCCAGATCCAAACCTGCTGAGCAGAAGTCAAAGTCACCCAAAGTCAGTGATGAGGACGACAATACTGCCGAGGATGAATTCCATGCTTGCCTCTTTTCCATGGATGTAAACACAATGTAA
- the LOC124072266 gene encoding coiled-coil domain-containing protein 38-like isoform X5 produces the protein MSTVIGKKKEHQKKDLRKFVERNDDKKTKDRPGQVVEEKEKQESMKIPLHKKKNATLPKQSEKAGPCCVMSRIKQDHFKREGELELLATEREGAELEVCLVASRSEIRELDKDIAAKEQRVREFAIMFESENSKYEEFLKRIEKNSADARTHFENEHKSNREKDAVTEKLIDEIETIKSEITKNDEILNHYERLENVLFKLSPPEWQETQQAKVPSHRVSQDEHNQKPQKSTVSQGLESSPGRAREPTLSSAPRDPLKEEEEKLELPIKDMKDRIDKEKKRAVGLKKKIELHHSIKTANLDATLDALDVKVTEVYRCCVNKQVTNIRLLEKVASVEYRMSLVLQQIESIPEGSLKQLRKIKDSERRSRLCEEKLRQQSERRIEMMQKCMQRYLGDRKKTSGRKLLPRSKPAEQKSKSPKVSDEDDNTAEDEFHACLFSMDVNTM, from the exons ATGTCTACGGTAATCGGGAAGAAAAAAGAGCACCAAAAAAAG GACCTGCGTAAATTCGTGGAGCGTAATGatgacaagaagacaaaagacaggCCAGGacaggtggtggaggagaaggagaaacaggagagtATGAAGATTCCActacacaaaaagaaaaacgcAACTCTCCctaaacaaagtgaaaaagccGGCCCATGCTGTGTCATGTCCAGGATTAAACAAG ATCATTTTAAGAGGGAAGGAGAACTTGAATTACTGGCCACTGAACGGGAGGGAGCAGAGCTGGAG GTGTGTCTGGTAGCGAGCAGGTCAGAGATTAGGGAGTTGGACAAGGACATTGCAGCAAAGGAGCAACGAGTGAGAGAGTTTGCAATAATGTTTGAGTCAGAGAATTCCAAATATGAAGAGTTCCTCAAGAGGATTGAGAAAAACTCTGCAGATGCCAGGACACA ttttgAAAACGAACACAAGTCTAATCGGGAGAAGGATGCTGTGACTGAGAAGTTAATTGATGAAATAGAAACCATTAAAAG TGAAATCACCAAGAATGATGAAATCCTGAATCACTATGAGAGATTAGAGAACGTTCTGTTTAAGCTGTCACCTCCAGAGTGGCAGGAGACCCAGCAGGCTAAAGTCCCATCTCACAGAGTCTCTCAGGATGAGCACAACCAGAAGCCTCAGAAGTCAACAGTAAGCCAAG GTTTGGAGTCCAGTCCAGGTAGAGCCAGAGAGCCCACCCTGTCCTCAGCACCCCGTGACCCGCT gaaagaggaagaagagaagctAGAATTGCCGATAAAAGACATGAAGGACAGAAttgacaaagagaagaagagagctgTCGGGCTAAAGAAGAAGATTGAGCTCCATCACTCAATAAAAACAGCGAACCTG GATGCCACATTGGACGCTCTGGACGTGAAGGTTACAGAAGTGTATCGCTGCTGCGTGAACAAGCAGGTGACCAACATCAGGCTCTTGGAAAAGGTGGCCAGTGTTGAGTACCGCATGTCTTTGGTGCTGCAGCAAATTGAGAGCATCCCTGAAGGAAGTTTAAAACAACTGAGGAAAATCAAGGACagtgagaggaggagcag GCTGTGTGAAGAAAAGCTGAGACAGCAGAGTGAGAGACGGATAGAAATGATGCAGAAATGCATGCAAAGATACTTGGGTGACCGTAAGAAAACA AGTGGGAGAAAACTCTTGCCCAGATCCAAACCTGCTGAGCAGAAGTCAAAGTCACCCAAAGTCAGTGATGAGGACGACAATACTGCCGAGGATGAATTCCATGCTTGCCTCTTTTCCATGGATGTAAACACAATGTAA
- the LOC124072266 gene encoding coiled-coil domain-containing protein 38-like isoform X2 translates to MSTVIGKKKEHQKKDLRKFVERNDDKKTKDRPGQVVEEKEKQESMKIPLHKKKNATLPKQSEKAGPCCVMSRIKQDHFKREGELELLATEREGAELEVCLVASRSEIRELDKDIAAKEQRVREFAIMFESENSKYEEFLKRIEKNSADARTHFENEHKSNREKDAVTEKLIDEIETIKSEITKNDEILNHYERLENVLFKLSPPEWQETQQAKVPSHRVSQDEHNQKPQKSTVSQGLESSPGRAREPTLSSAPRDPLFTNSTQDGDSSEYELVDKMTELMEQVLFLSKISSEVNEMVKDLQKKLKAKLKKMKEEEEKLELPIKDMKDRIDKEKKRAVGLKKKIELHHSIKTANLDATLDALDVKVTEVYRCCVNKQVTNIRLLEKVASVEYRMSLVLQQIESIPEGSLKQLRKIKDSERRSRLCEEKLRQQSERRIEMMQKCMQRYLGDRKKTSGRKLLPRSKPAEQKSKSPKVSDEDDNTAEDEFHACLFSMDVNTM, encoded by the exons ATGTCTACGGTAATCGGGAAGAAAAAAGAGCACCAAAAAAAG GACCTGCGTAAATTCGTGGAGCGTAATGatgacaagaagacaaaagacaggCCAGGacaggtggtggaggagaaggagaaacaggagagtATGAAGATTCCActacacaaaaagaaaaacgcAACTCTCCctaaacaaagtgaaaaagccGGCCCATGCTGTGTCATGTCCAGGATTAAACAAG ATCATTTTAAGAGGGAAGGAGAACTTGAATTACTGGCCACTGAACGGGAGGGAGCAGAGCTGGAG GTGTGTCTGGTAGCGAGCAGGTCAGAGATTAGGGAGTTGGACAAGGACATTGCAGCAAAGGAGCAACGAGTGAGAGAGTTTGCAATAATGTTTGAGTCAGAGAATTCCAAATATGAAGAGTTCCTCAAGAGGATTGAGAAAAACTCTGCAGATGCCAGGACACA ttttgAAAACGAACACAAGTCTAATCGGGAGAAGGATGCTGTGACTGAGAAGTTAATTGATGAAATAGAAACCATTAAAAG TGAAATCACCAAGAATGATGAAATCCTGAATCACTATGAGAGATTAGAGAACGTTCTGTTTAAGCTGTCACCTCCAGAGTGGCAGGAGACCCAGCAGGCTAAAGTCCCATCTCACAGAGTCTCTCAGGATGAGCACAACCAGAAGCCTCAGAAGTCAACAGTAAGCCAAG GTTTGGAGTCCAGTCCAGGTAGAGCCAGAGAGCCCACCCTGTCCTCAGCACCCCGTGACCCGCT GTTCACAAATTCTACCCAGGATGGCGACAGCTCTGAATATGAG CTGGTGGATAAGATGACGGAGCTGATGGAGCAGGTGCTGTTCTTGTCAAAGATTTCCAGTGAGGTGAATGAGATGGTGAAAGACCTGCAGAAGAAGTTAAAGGCTAAATTGAAGAAAAT gaaagaggaagaagagaagctAGAATTGCCGATAAAAGACATGAAGGACAGAAttgacaaagagaagaagagagctgTCGGGCTAAAGAAGAAGATTGAGCTCCATCACTCAATAAAAACAGCGAACCTG GATGCCACATTGGACGCTCTGGACGTGAAGGTTACAGAAGTGTATCGCTGCTGCGTGAACAAGCAGGTGACCAACATCAGGCTCTTGGAAAAGGTGGCCAGTGTTGAGTACCGCATGTCTTTGGTGCTGCAGCAAATTGAGAGCATCCCTGAAGGAAGTTTAAAACAACTGAGGAAAATCAAGGACagtgagaggaggagcag GCTGTGTGAAGAAAAGCTGAGACAGCAGAGTGAGAGACGGATAGAAATGATGCAGAAATGCATGCAAAGATACTTGGGTGACCGTAAGAAAACA AGTGGGAGAAAACTCTTGCCCAGATCCAAACCTGCTGAGCAGAAGTCAAAGTCACCCAAAGTCAGTGATGAGGACGACAATACTGCCGAGGATGAATTCCATGCTTGCCTCTTTTCCATGGATGTAAACACAATGTAA